One window of the Candidatus Zixiibacteriota bacterium genome contains the following:
- a CDS encoding hypothetical protein (Evidence 5 : Unknown function): MGLSHRKRVKWFIHLISYLLISKGVTEL, encoded by the coding sequence TTGGGCCTGAGCCATCGCAAAAGGGTTAAATGGTTTATTCATTTAATTTCATACCTCCTAATCTCAAAGGGCGTGACCGAACTCTAA
- the gdhA gene encoding Glutamate dehydrogenase → MNKPFNPFAMAQAQFDKAADFLELDEPSRELLRNPMREYQFSIPVRMDDGKVKVFRGFRVQHNDARGPGKGGIRFHPHETIDTVRALSMWMTWKCSVVDIPLGGSKGGVVCDPHNLSMREQEGICRGWVRQLSRDIGPLIDVPAPDVMTAGHHMLWMLDEFETIHRGHYPGLITGKPVGMGGSLGRTEATGYGVIYTVREALKAMNIEPRATTASVQGFGNVAQYAIRLYQELGGKVICVSCWDQNDQVSYSFRKTSGIDIDSLLQITDRFGGIDKGKAQGLGYEVLPGEAWIEQEVDILIPAALENQVTGDNANKIHGKVKLIAEGANGPTTPDADKTIAERNIFLIPDFLANAGGVTCSYFEQVQCNMNYYWEKGEVLQNLDSKMTSAFHAVHDLAKKRKVYMRDAAYFISVSRVAQACRDRGWV, encoded by the coding sequence ATGAATAAACCATTTAACCCTTTTGCGATGGCTCAGGCCCAATTTGATAAGGCGGCTGACTTTCTTGAGTTGGACGAGCCTAGCCGCGAATTATTGCGGAATCCGATGCGGGAGTACCAATTCAGTATTCCAGTTCGGATGGATGACGGCAAGGTAAAAGTCTTTCGTGGATTCCGGGTCCAGCATAATGACGCCAGGGGTCCGGGAAAAGGCGGTATCCGCTTTCATCCGCACGAGACAATAGATACGGTTCGAGCCCTCTCCATGTGGATGACCTGGAAATGCTCGGTAGTCGATATCCCTCTGGGGGGAAGTAAGGGTGGGGTAGTGTGCGATCCCCATAATCTAAGTATGCGCGAGCAGGAAGGGATTTGTCGTGGCTGGGTGCGTCAATTATCGCGTGACATTGGTCCTCTTATCGATGTTCCGGCACCGGATGTTATGACGGCCGGACATCATATGCTCTGGATGCTCGACGAATTTGAAACCATTCACCGGGGGCATTACCCGGGCCTGATAACCGGAAAGCCGGTTGGGATGGGAGGTTCTCTCGGTCGGACCGAAGCTACGGGATACGGGGTTATTTATACGGTCCGGGAAGCCCTTAAGGCCATGAATATTGAACCGAGAGCGACGACCGCCAGTGTTCAGGGATTCGGCAATGTCGCGCAATATGCTATCAGACTTTATCAAGAACTCGGTGGAAAGGTAATCTGCGTTTCCTGCTGGGATCAGAATGACCAGGTTTCGTATTCATTTCGCAAGACATCCGGAATTGATATAGACTCCCTGCTTCAAATCACCGACCGTTTTGGCGGTATTGACAAAGGCAAGGCTCAAGGGCTCGGATATGAAGTCCTTCCCGGTGAAGCCTGGATCGAACAGGAAGTAGATATTTTAATACCGGCCGCCCTTGAAAACCAGGTTACCGGTGACAACGCCAATAAGATTCATGGTAAGGTGAAATTGATTGCCGAGGGCGCCAACGGGCCGACCACTCCGGATGCGGACAAGACAATTGCAGAACGGAACATCTTCCTGATTCCGGACTTTCTGGCCAATGCGGGCGGTGTCACCTGCAGTTATTTTGAGCAGGTCCAATGCAATATGAACTATTATTGGGAAAAAGGCGAGGTCCTTCAGAATCTTGACAGCAAAATGACTTCGGCCTTCCACGCCGTCCATGATTTGGCCAAGAAGCGCAAAGTATATATGCGCGATGCGGCTTATTTCATTTCGGTCAGCCGTGTGGCGCAGGCCTGCCGTGACCGCGGCTGGGTTTAA
- a CDS encoding Phosphoenolpyruvate synthase translates to MVDDEKSSGRLIDSLRERAKELNCLYAIEEVLNKSTASLDDIFGEIIQVIPLGWQYPEYCQAKIVFEQYTYQSPNFSETPWVMSTDIILQDRAVGKISVYYVRELSMADQGPFLKEEFRLLNIISERLSQAVIYRRMKHLFQGPAGMVPASAEGNKSEWRVALDLLRQTDRNLFLSISHKMLNYLCWNGVQEAIKLLRYYSPQEQLIESEPLGEQNKPYQKIALTNSSDFLSDETFKIAADHLNDDEILSVIQKWVQEDKISLLVRTLNRNSSLGEIVQAFRRYYRTSATGVEAATASHRGVRVSLIRRFFSDQLEYINIAKNFIDIADFRELLQNVIYTSESHGKLGGKTAGLFLASKVIKMAGGVNDLLTSIKTPKTWYVASDVVLYFMQYNNLEGVVEQKYKEINQVRLEYPHIIQTFKNAHFPPDIVQGLSAALDDFKDVPLIVRSSSLLEDRMGAAFSGKYKSLFLANQGPKKERLEALMDAIAEVYASVFGPDPIEYRTERGLIDFNEEMGIMIQEVVGTRIGNYYLPLYAGVAFSKNEFRWSPRIKREDGLIRFVPGLGTRAVDRLSDDYPILVAPGQPNLRVNVTAEEMIRYSPKKIDVINLNTNSFETVELNQFLRDNGHELPNPGQMLSVLSDNTVHQPIGSDLEFGKNNLMVTFEGLISRTPFVSRLQAILRTLEEKLGTAVDIEFASDGKDFYLLQCRPQSYSDDSIASPIPKDIPEDRIIFSANRFISNGRVPEITHIVYVDPEKYGSLPQHADLLTVGRIVSRLNKILPKRQFILMGPGRWGSRGDVKLGVSVTYSDINNTAVLIEIARQRGNYLPDLSFGTHFFQDLVEANIRYLPLYPDTPGILFNEKFLSASLNILSEVLPEHAGLSDTVHLIDVPRATGGMILKILMNADIDEAMALLCRPQSCGEPTVTRPGYGEQPAGEAWRWRLQVASYIASQIDPERFGVKGFYVFGSTKNGTAGPGSDIDLLIHFSGTNAQRDLLEFWLEGWSLSLGEINYLRTGYKTERLLDIYIVTDEDVARKTSYAAKIGAVTDAARPLPMMRQNGQNDTAAIIP, encoded by the coding sequence ATGGTAGATGACGAGAAATCTTCGGGACGATTGATAGACTCGCTTCGTGAGCGTGCCAAGGAACTCAATTGTCTTTATGCAATAGAAGAAGTTCTGAATAAATCGACCGCTTCTCTTGATGATATATTCGGGGAGATTATCCAGGTTATCCCCCTGGGATGGCAATATCCTGAATACTGCCAGGCCAAAATTGTTTTTGAACAATATACTTACCAGTCCCCGAATTTCAGCGAGACGCCTTGGGTGATGAGTACCGATATCATTCTTCAAGATCGGGCCGTGGGAAAAATATCGGTTTATTACGTCAGGGAACTCTCTATGGCCGATCAGGGGCCTTTCCTGAAGGAAGAGTTCAGACTCCTGAACATCATCTCAGAACGACTGTCTCAGGCCGTCATTTATCGTCGCATGAAGCATTTGTTCCAGGGTCCGGCCGGGATGGTTCCCGCCTCGGCCGAAGGGAATAAAAGCGAATGGCGGGTGGCTCTGGACCTGCTTCGCCAGACCGACCGTAATCTTTTTCTCAGCATTTCGCATAAAATGCTCAATTACCTCTGCTGGAACGGGGTTCAGGAAGCAATCAAGCTCTTGCGATATTACAGCCCGCAGGAACAACTGATTGAAAGTGAGCCATTGGGCGAGCAAAACAAGCCGTATCAGAAGATAGCTCTCACGAATTCCAGTGATTTCTTAAGCGATGAAACTTTCAAAATCGCCGCGGATCACTTGAATGACGATGAAATTTTGTCGGTCATACAGAAATGGGTACAGGAGGATAAAATCAGCCTCCTTGTCCGAACGTTGAACCGCAACTCGTCTTTGGGCGAAATTGTTCAGGCGTTTCGACGCTATTATCGTACATCTGCGACCGGAGTAGAAGCCGCAACGGCGTCACATCGTGGGGTCAGAGTATCCCTAATAAGACGGTTTTTTTCCGATCAACTCGAGTATATTAATATTGCCAAAAATTTTATCGATATTGCCGATTTCCGGGAATTGCTCCAGAACGTGATTTATACCTCCGAAAGTCACGGCAAATTGGGCGGAAAGACGGCCGGGTTATTCCTGGCCAGCAAAGTAATTAAAATGGCGGGCGGCGTTAATGATTTGCTTACCAGTATTAAAACGCCGAAAACCTGGTATGTGGCCTCGGATGTGGTTTTGTACTTTATGCAGTACAACAACTTGGAAGGTGTGGTCGAACAAAAATACAAGGAAATTAACCAGGTTCGACTTGAATATCCGCATATCATCCAGACTTTTAAGAATGCACACTTTCCGCCGGATATCGTTCAGGGATTATCCGCGGCTCTGGATGATTTCAAGGATGTCCCCTTAATAGTGCGGAGTTCATCCCTTCTGGAAGATAGGATGGGGGCGGCATTCTCAGGCAAATATAAGAGCCTGTTTTTGGCCAATCAGGGGCCGAAAAAAGAGCGGCTGGAAGCACTGATGGATGCTATCGCCGAAGTTTATGCTTCGGTCTTCGGCCCTGACCCTATTGAATATCGTACCGAGAGGGGACTGATTGATTTTAATGAAGAAATGGGTATCATGATTCAGGAAGTTGTTGGAACCCGCATCGGGAATTATTACCTGCCGCTGTATGCCGGCGTCGCTTTCAGCAAAAATGAATTTCGCTGGTCACCGAGAATAAAAAGGGAAGACGGCTTGATTCGTTTTGTCCCCGGTCTCGGAACGCGCGCGGTGGATCGCTTGAGCGACGATTACCCCATCCTGGTGGCGCCGGGGCAGCCGAATTTGCGGGTGAATGTGACTGCCGAAGAGATGATTCGATATTCTCCCAAGAAAATTGACGTAATCAATCTCAATACCAATTCTTTTGAGACGGTCGAGCTGAACCAATTTTTACGCGACAACGGTCATGAGTTGCCCAATCCCGGACAAATGCTTTCGGTTTTATCGGACAACACCGTGCATCAACCGATCGGGTCCGATCTGGAATTCGGCAAGAACAATTTGATGGTGACCTTTGAAGGACTTATCTCGCGCACACCATTCGTGAGTCGTTTACAGGCCATTTTGAGAACCCTTGAAGAGAAACTGGGTACGGCAGTGGACATTGAATTCGCCTCTGATGGGAAAGATTTCTATCTTCTACAATGCCGCCCTCAGAGTTATTCCGACGACAGCATTGCCTCTCCCATCCCCAAAGATATTCCGGAGGATCGGATAATTTTTTCGGCCAATCGATTTATTTCTAACGGTCGGGTTCCGGAAATCACCCATATCGTCTATGTCGATCCTGAAAAATATGGGTCGCTGCCGCAGCATGCGGATCTGTTGACGGTCGGTCGTATAGTGAGTCGCCTTAACAAGATTTTGCCCAAGAGGCAATTTATCCTCATGGGGCCCGGCCGGTGGGGAAGCCGGGGCGATGTAAAACTGGGCGTGAGCGTTACATATTCCGATATCAACAATACGGCGGTTCTCATTGAAATCGCCCGGCAGAGGGGCAATTACCTGCCCGATTTATCCTTTGGAACGCATTTTTTTCAGGACTTGGTGGAGGCCAATATTAGATATTTGCCACTTTATCCTGATACCCCCGGAATTTTATTCAACGAGAAATTCCTGAGCGCTTCCCTGAATATTCTTTCGGAAGTATTGCCGGAACACGCCGGCCTCAGCGACACGGTCCACCTGATTGATGTGCCTCGCGCGACAGGCGGAATGATACTGAAAATTTTGATGAATGCTGATATCGATGAAGCTATGGCTCTGCTGTGTCGGCCCCAGTCCTGCGGAGAGCCGACAGTGACCAGGCCCGGCTATGGCGAGCAGCCGGCCGGTGAGGCGTGGCGCTGGCGGCTCCAGGTGGCGTCCTATATTGCTTCCCAAATCGATCCTGAAAGATTCGGCGTAAAGGGCTTCTACGTTTTCGGAAGCACCAAGAACGGCACGGCCGGTCCGGGTAGTGATATCGATCTTTTAATTCATTTCTCGGGCACCAATGCCCAGAGGGACCTGTTGGAATTCTGGCTGGAAGGGTGGAGTCTATCGCTGGGCGAAATAAATTATCTGCGGACCGGATATAAGACGGAAAGACTTCTTGATATTTATATAGTCACGGATGAAGATGTCGCCCGCAAAACATCCTATGCCGCCAAAATTGGCGCCGTTACTGATGCCGCCCGCCCGCTGCCGATGATGAGACAAAATGGCCAGAATGATACGGCCGCTATAATCCCCTAA
- a CDS encoding NmrA family protein has protein sequence MNNSGIILVTGATGQQGGAVARELLANGFKVRAMTRHPEGEKARMLATWGATIIKGDLDDAESLEKALNDVWGVFAVQNTWEAGVEKEEEQGKRIVQLARKGGVHHFVYTSVSSADRRTGIPHFENKFRIEEEVRRQKFPSYTILRPVFFMENWITPWFKPPIDQGNIAVALRPQTRLQMVAVKDIGKYGLWAFQNHEPLNGRAIDFAGDELSMTDIAREISNAKGKPVGFITVPIEEVRKFSQDFALMFEWFENIGYNADISAVAKKSGIRPTRFSEWAASVKW, from the coding sequence GTGAATAATTCCGGGATCATTTTAGTCACGGGCGCGACCGGTCAACAGGGGGGAGCCGTTGCCAGGGAACTTCTGGCAAATGGATTTAAAGTCAGGGCGATGACCCGCCATCCGGAAGGAGAAAAGGCCAGAATGCTGGCCACTTGGGGCGCGACCATAATCAAGGGAGATCTGGACGACGCAGAATCACTGGAAAAAGCTCTTAACGACGTTTGGGGTGTCTTTGCAGTTCAGAACACCTGGGAGGCCGGGGTTGAGAAAGAAGAAGAACAGGGAAAGAGAATTGTTCAATTAGCGAGGAAAGGGGGGGTGCATCATTTTGTATATACGTCAGTGTCATCAGCTGATCGCCGGACAGGTATTCCTCATTTCGAAAATAAATTCAGAATTGAAGAGGAGGTACGGCGTCAGAAATTCCCTTCTTACACGATCCTGAGACCGGTCTTTTTCATGGAAAATTGGATCACGCCCTGGTTTAAGCCGCCGATTGATCAGGGAAATATTGCGGTCGCGCTGAGGCCGCAGACCAGACTCCAGATGGTCGCTGTAAAAGATATCGGTAAATACGGTCTTTGGGCCTTTCAGAACCACGAGCCATTGAATGGCCGGGCCATTGATTTTGCGGGAGACGAACTTTCCATGACGGATATTGCCAGAGAGATTTCTAATGCCAAAGGCAAGCCGGTGGGATTTATTACTGTTCCCATAGAAGAGGTGCGTAAATTCAGCCAGGATTTTGCCCTGATGTTCGAATGGTTCGAAAATATCGGATACAATGCTGATATTTCAGCCGTGGCGAAAAAATCAGGTATAAGGCCGACGCGGTTCAGCGAGTGGGCCGCAAGCGTTAAATGGTAA
- a CDS encoding GCN5-related N-acetyltransferase, which translates to MLYLRSAHNFTEIDLVKILFMEYAQSFNFENCFQNFDEELAGLPGEYAPPSGQLFLIYDDDTPIGCAALRKIDREICELKRLYLRPSSRGKGVGRWAVHEIIAIAKTLNYKKLVLDTMPSLKEALALYRSVGFRVMKPPKNDSIRGAIYLELELSDK; encoded by the coding sequence ATGCTTTACCTCAGGTCGGCACATAATTTCACGGAAATTGATCTTGTCAAAATTTTATTTATGGAGTACGCCCAATCGTTTAATTTTGAGAATTGTTTTCAGAATTTCGACGAGGAGCTGGCCGGGCTTCCCGGAGAGTACGCTCCGCCTTCGGGCCAATTGTTTTTGATTTATGATGATGATACCCCGATTGGCTGTGCGGCCCTTAGAAAAATAGACAGGGAAATTTGCGAACTTAAAAGACTCTATCTTCGTCCGTCATCGCGCGGAAAGGGAGTGGGGCGCTGGGCCGTGCACGAAATCATTGCGATCGCCAAAACGCTGAATTATAAAAAATTGGTCTTGGATACGATGCCGTCGCTCAAAGAGGCACTGGCCCTTTACAGGTCTGTCGGTTTTAGAGTAATGAAACCGCCCAAAAATGACTCAATACGAGGTGCGATATATCTCGAGTTGGAACTGTCTGACAAATAG
- a CDS encoding hypothetical protein (Evidence 5 : Unknown function), translating into MDERCIDPKIGILLHAYELGVLNDDDVARFEIHLLKCRHCFEEVISFANESAVLHSDKKVKRVVGREFRENSWRRLWQSLWPDKPVIFRPALQILIVLLLAIPIWYLHYRAVEKQVRPFQTLSLLPMRSGAPHDYRLSSGEDLLLKFVFENAVPGNKYHLLITDKAGKEFYQEDEFDRFDKYGVGQLLISNESLKPGIYHLIIEDPGDTSYLNRQEYYISVLP; encoded by the coding sequence ATGGATGAACGCTGTATTGACCCGAAAATAGGGATTCTGCTGCATGCCTACGAATTAGGTGTGCTGAACGACGATGATGTTGCCCGATTTGAAATTCATTTGCTAAAGTGTCGTCACTGTTTCGAAGAAGTAATCTCCTTCGCCAATGAATCGGCCGTGCTGCATTCCGACAAAAAAGTGAAACGGGTTGTCGGGAGAGAATTCCGCGAAAATTCTTGGCGAAGATTATGGCAATCACTCTGGCCCGACAAACCGGTCATTTTTCGCCCAGCACTGCAGATATTGATCGTGCTTCTTTTGGCCATTCCCATCTGGTATCTTCACTATCGCGCCGTGGAAAAGCAGGTTCGGCCCTTTCAGACTTTATCCCTCCTGCCGATGAGGTCGGGGGCACCGCATGATTACAGACTATCATCGGGCGAGGACCTCCTGTTGAAATTTGTCTTTGAAAATGCCGTTCCGGGAAATAAGTATCATTTATTAATTACAGACAAGGCGGGGAAGGAATTTTATCAGGAAGACGAATTCGACAGGTTTGACAAATACGGCGTTGGGCAACTCCTCATTTCTAATGAATCGCTAAAACCCGGCATATATCATCTAATAATCGAAGATCCTGGAGACACCTCATATCTGAATCGACAGGAATATTATATTTCTGTCCTACCCTGA
- a CDS encoding putative RpoE family DNA-directed RNA polymerase sigma subunit (Evidence 3 : Putative function from multiple computational evidences) has translation MMRLIGLARSGDRAAEEELFQFLYVRFLSIAKRRIGEKDAEDLAQDACLTVLQKYKTMPSDEYLEAWAYSILRNKIGNYLQGRLLRSSHSAGEKHSKYPLAPPIGQADPFLRQVIIRCLRKLHRAYPRYMRAINLSHQGYGTEEICRRMSITPNHLYVMLNRCRNMLKECIESGRLSNG, from the coding sequence ATGATGCGTCTTATAGGCTTAGCCCGCAGCGGAGATCGCGCGGCGGAAGAAGAGCTTTTTCAATTTCTTTATGTAAGATTTCTCTCTATCGCCAAAAGAAGAATAGGAGAAAAGGACGCGGAGGACCTGGCGCAAGACGCTTGTCTGACTGTGCTTCAAAAGTATAAGACCATGCCCAGTGACGAGTATCTGGAGGCTTGGGCCTACAGCATATTACGAAATAAAATCGGGAATTATTTACAGGGACGCCTCTTGAGATCCTCGCACTCGGCAGGCGAAAAACACAGCAAATATCCGCTCGCGCCGCCGATCGGGCAAGCCGATCCGTTTTTGCGTCAGGTTATCATTCGTTGTCTCAGGAAATTGCATCGCGCCTATCCCAGGTATATGCGGGCGATAAACTTATCGCATCAAGGATATGGCACGGAGGAAATTTGCAGAAGGATGTCAATAACGCCGAATCACCTATATGTAATGCTGAACCGCTGCCGCAATATGCTGAAAGAATGTATTGAATCCGGGAGATTGTCAAATGGATGA
- a CDS encoding hypothetical protein (Evidence 5 : Unknown function) has translation MRIKSHAPHLCHRTICSLVQFPSQKMEKKRMRLLAVPIFLFRKWI, from the coding sequence ATGAGGATAAAATCCCACGCACCTCATCTATGTCATCGCACCATTTGTTCCCTGGTGCAATTTCCCTCGCAGAAGATGGAAAAGAAGCGCATGCGCCTTCTCGCAGTCCCGATTTTTCTATTTCGGAAATGGATTTAA
- a CDS encoding exported hypothetical protein (Evidence 5 : Unknown function), protein MNKFLIVPLIFLALIAAGCGRESTSPQSSGTKTPPQSNLPEQARSLLQQYSLSDSALFDREYPLSAIVPPSIFDTSYDVYSATFLWGRIISVNNSADIPVTNWSGSLSINAIGNITPVAALDFEKGRDSLISQTDPILINWISSTSTDYDGISALVFVKRDIAYFAPVYLALTTTPFSIQYDFSQLQKLAAYYRVDENNGMAVYARKIWPHRCPEGFIIGNWIKSDMSGDSGLFSGQWLDDQGNLAGIYSGVFRSIDGGKKVLDGWISGPILTVITGRIFGTWYYDDPRMCPLCGTGMGKFKGLFKYMNQEGVGAFDGDIVEDSLGSLKMQMKGNWHLFCPFTTDGSDNNN, encoded by the coding sequence ATGAATAAATTTCTTATAGTCCCATTAATTTTTTTGGCCCTTATTGCAGCCGGATGCGGACGAGAGAGTACTTCGCCTCAATCATCGGGGACAAAGACCCCGCCACAATCAAATCTACCGGAGCAAGCTCGAAGCCTGCTTCAGCAATATTCCCTTTCCGACAGTGCTTTGTTCGATCGAGAATACCCGCTTTCAGCTATTGTTCCGCCGAGCATCTTTGATACCAGTTATGATGTCTATTCCGCGACTTTTCTCTGGGGTCGAATTATTAGTGTGAATAACTCCGCGGATATTCCGGTTACGAATTGGTCGGGCTCGCTCAGCATAAATGCGATCGGGAACATCACCCCGGTGGCCGCATTGGATTTTGAAAAAGGCCGGGATTCCCTGATAAGCCAGACCGATCCGATTTTGATCAACTGGATATCATCTACTTCAACTGACTATGACGGCATATCGGCTCTGGTGTTCGTGAAAAGAGACATAGCCTATTTTGCTCCTGTGTATTTGGCTCTTACTACGACCCCATTTTCAATCCAGTATGATTTCAGCCAATTGCAGAAATTGGCCGCCTACTACAGGGTTGACGAAAACAACGGAATGGCAGTCTACGCCCGAAAGATATGGCCGCATCGTTGCCCTGAGGGTTTCATAATCGGCAACTGGATTAAATCAGATATGTCGGGAGACAGTGGGCTTTTCAGCGGCCAATGGCTCGATGACCAGGGCAATCTGGCCGGGATATATTCCGGCGTATTCCGAAGCATTGATGGGGGGAAGAAGGTTCTCGATGGCTGGATATCGGGCCCAATTTTGACCGTCATAACGGGCCGGATTTTTGGGACATGGTACTATGACGATCCCCGTATGTGCCCCCTTTGCGGGACCGGAATGGGAAAATTCAAGGGCCTATTTAAATATATGAATCAGGAAGGGGTCGGGGCATTTGACGGGGATATAGTCGAGGACTCGCTTGGTTCTCTGAAAATGCAGATGAAGGGGAATTGGCATCTTTTCTGTCCGTTCACCACGGACGGCTCTGACAACAATAATTAA
- a CDS encoding membrane hypothetical protein (Evidence 5 : Unknown function) gives MSQEKDNTPLGIKILGWYGIIFGLMYVIVGIVNIVLSILDRTYKDMGQNFIVGLYGVPILIFSTAFKDLKKWGWTGYSILLAGVIIMSILNHKDAYGTVVGALSLVVLAGLFLPAIRKHYFAS, from the coding sequence ATGAGCCAGGAAAAGGACAATACGCCTCTGGGGATCAAAATTCTGGGTTGGTACGGAATAATTTTCGGCCTGATGTACGTTATAGTCGGAATTGTGAATATTGTGTTATCGATTCTTGATCGGACCTATAAGGATATGGGCCAGAATTTCATCGTCGGTCTTTATGGAGTGCCGATCCTGATTTTCAGCACTGCCTTCAAGGACCTGAAGAAATGGGGATGGACCGGATATTCCATTTTATTGGCCGGCGTCATTATTATGTCGATATTGAATCATAAGGATGCCTATGGAACAGTTGTCGGAGCGCTTTCGCTGGTGGTGCTGGCCGGCCTGTTTCTGCCGGCTATCCGCAAGCATTATTTCGCGTCCTAA
- a CDS encoding conserved hypothetical protein (Evidence 4 : Unknown function but conserved in other organisms) — protein MKNVEHYAGIDIGGSNIKFGLFDSTGKIIYRDQRPALVEKGAVPLLHLITNIAESLLFRAAEEELNVNWLGVGSPGTIDNRTGTVRGKCPNIPDWVGTEIGAHLKEHLNLPVYVDNDANAMALAELRFGAAQRFNSAVCVTVGTGIGGGIIFDKSLWRGSSFSAGEIGHIVIRFDGRPCRCGNQGCLEAYCSSQAMLDRTREKLKDGLGEIFSDVLNNDIQNLNIKKLFAAAKKGDSAALEVIEETATILGAGLSGVVNLLNPEALIFGGGIIDGGAGFIEAAGAEIRRRAFPTATENLRILKAELGNDAGFMGAGLLGEYKSKR, from the coding sequence ATGAAAAATGTCGAGCACTATGCCGGTATCGATATCGGCGGATCCAATATCAAATTCGGGCTATTCGATTCGACCGGGAAAATAATCTATCGCGATCAACGTCCCGCGCTTGTTGAAAAAGGTGCCGTCCCCCTGCTGCATTTGATAACCAATATCGCCGAAAGCCTTCTCTTCCGGGCGGCCGAAGAAGAATTGAATGTCAATTGGCTGGGAGTCGGTTCCCCCGGAACCATAGACAATCGGACTGGTACCGTTCGCGGTAAATGCCCTAATATACCGGATTGGGTCGGGACCGAAATCGGGGCCCACCTCAAGGAACATCTGAACTTGCCGGTTTACGTTGATAACGACGCCAATGCCATGGCGCTGGCGGAACTCCGCTTCGGGGCGGCCCAGAGATTCAATTCCGCTGTCTGCGTAACAGTTGGGACCGGCATTGGGGGCGGTATTATTTTTGACAAAAGTCTCTGGCGCGGGAGCAGTTTTTCGGCGGGCGAAATCGGCCATATCGTGATCCGCTTTGACGGCCGACCCTGCCGATGCGGCAATCAGGGCTGTTTAGAAGCCTATTGCTCTTCTCAGGCGATGCTTGATCGAACCCGGGAAAAATTGAAAGACGGCCTGGGAGAGATCTTTTCAGACGTTCTTAACAATGACATTCAAAATCTCAATATAAAAAAATTGTTCGCGGCGGCCAAAAAAGGAGATAGCGCGGCCCTTGAAGTTATCGAAGAGACGGCCACGATTCTGGGAGCCGGTCTATCCGGAGTGGTGAATTTGCTGAATCCTGAAGCGTTAATCTTTGGTGGTGGTATAATAGATGGCGGAGCCGGTTTTATCGAAGCGGCCGGAGCCGAAATTCGGCGGCGCGCCTTCCCAACGGCCACCGAAAACCTTCGCATTCTGAAGGCTGAACTCGGCAACGACGCTGGATTCATGGGCGCCGGACTCCTCGGAGAATACAAATCAAAGAGATAG